In Rhizophagus irregularis chromosome 19, complete sequence, the following are encoded in one genomic region:
- a CDS encoding proteasome component pup2, translating to MFLTRSEYDRGVNTFSPEGRLFQVEYAIEAIKLGSTAVGIQTSHGVVLAVEKRVTSPLLVSSSIEKIMEIDSHLGCAMSGLTADSRTMIDHARIEAQNHRFTYNEKIKVESVTQAVCDLALRFGESAHGEESIMSRPFGVALLIAGIDEKGPQLYHADPSGTFMQYDAKAIGSGSEGAQTELNEEYHKSLSLQEAETLSLKVLKQVMEEKLNNTNVQLAAVTEEHGFRIYSEEELQVVIDRL from the exons ATGTTTTTAACGAGATCTGAATACGATCGCGGAGTAAATACTTTTTCACCTGAGGGACGTTTATTTCAGGTGGAGTACGCGATCGAAGCTATTAAG ttGGGTTCCACAGCAGTAGGAATTCAAACTTCTCATGGTGTCGTCTTGGCTGTTGAAAAACGCGTCACTTCTCCATTATTAGTATCGAGCAGCATCGAAAAGATTATGGAAATTGATTCGCATTTAGGGTGTGCTATGAGTGGTTTAACTGCTGACTCCCGCACTATGATTGATCATGCCAGAATTGAAGCTcag AATCACAGATTTacttataatgaaaaaattaaagtcgAATCCGTTACACAAGCTGTTTGCGATTTGGCTTTAAGATTCGGAGAGAGTGCTCATGGTGAAGAATCAATTATG aGTAGACCTTTTGGCGTCGCCTTGTTAATTGCCGGTATCGATGAGAAAGGGCCTCAATT atatcaCGCAGATCCATCGGGAACATTTATGCAATATGACGCGAAAGCTATCGGGTCTGGATCCGAAGGTGCACAAACTGAATTAAACGAAGAATAtcataaa TCTCTCAGTTTGCAAGAAGCAGAAACTTTATCATTAAAAGTCTTGAAACAGGTAATGGAAGAAAAGTTGAACAACACAAATGTTCAATTAGCTGCTGTCACAGAAGAACACGGATTTAGAATTTATAGCGAAGAAGAGTTACAAGTTGTGATagatagattataa
- a CDS encoding Integrator complex subunit 11, producing MIKIIPLGAGQDVGRSCILISIGDDSTGIKNLMFDCGMHMGYNDERRFPDFSYISKTNRFTEQLDCIIVSHFHLDHCGALPYFTEMCGYEGPIFMTHPTKAICPILLEDYRKITVERKGETNFFTSQMIKDCMKKVTAVNLHQTIKVNGDDDLEIKAFYAGHVLGAAMFYVRVGTQSVVYTGDYNMTPDRHLGAAWIDKVRPDLLITESTYATTIRDSKRTRERDFLKKVHDCVTQGGKVLIPVFALGRAQELCILIETYWERNNLNVPVYFSAGMTEKANDYYKLFINWTNEKIKNTFVQRNMFDFKHIKPWDRQYLDLPGPAVLFATPGMLHIGTSLEVFKKWAPYPENMVIMPGYCVAGTVGAKVLNGDKEIYIDAYNKINVKLQVKNLSFSAHADAKGILQLIKQCDPKNVMLVHGEKAKMEFLQEKIKRECRIPCYSPANGETTIIDTPLSIPVDVSVDLLKRHLTAQKLPLPTSDDKIDITKIKPVNGIPIQGILTMEPDQIPKLMDVNEAIRDTNLPLRELTFEFIKSFDPNKIDTSTRTDIRTQALENVYEKVRKALKDDVNEVEIIKNSSQIKIRSMLIRISDKNSNSFNISWNYKDENLANYVMSIIDNILPE from the exons atgataaaaataataccgCTTGGTGCAGGTCAAGATGTTGGACGTAGCTGTATTCTTATATCCATTGGTGATGATAGTAcaggaataaaaaatttaatgtttgaTTGTGGAATGCACATGGGATACAATGACGAAAGAAGATTTCCggatttttcatatatttctaAAACAAACCGATTCACAGAACAATTAGATTGTATTATAGTAAGCCATTTTCATTTGGATCATTGTG GTGCTTTGCCATATTTTACTGAAATGTGTGGATATGAAGGACCTATTTTTATGACACATCCAACTAAAGCTATTTGTCCCATTTTACTTGAAGATTATCGAAAAATTACTGTTGAAAGAAAAGGAGAaacgaatttttttacatCTCAAATGATTAAAGATTGTATGAAGAAGGTTACTGCTGTCAATCTTCATCAAACAATTAAAGTTAATGGTGATGATGATTTggaaattaaagcattttaTGCTGGACACGTTTTAGGAGCGGCTATGTTTTATGTACGAGTAGGTACACAATCAGTAGTTTATACTGGTGATTATAACATGACTCCTGACCGACATTTGGGTGCAGCATGGATCGATAAAGTACGTCCAGACTTGTTAATAACAGAATCAACTTATGCCACAACTATTCGCGATTCTAAAAGAACACGTGAGCgtgattttttgaaaaaagttcATGATTGTGTCACACAAGGAGGCAAAGTTCTTATACCAGTCTTTGCTCTTGGACGTGCTCAAGAACTTTGTATCTTAATTGAAACATATTGGGAGAGAAATAATCTTAATGTACCCGTATATTTTTCTGCTGGTATGACCGAAAAAGccaatgattattataaactttttattaattggacaaatgagaaaataaaaaatacttttgttCAACGAAACATGTTTGATTTTAAACATATCAAACCTTGGGATAGACAATATTTGGATTTACCAGGTCCTGCAGTTTTATTTGCTACTCCTGGTATGTTACATATTGGTACATCTTTGGAAGTCTTTAAAAAGTGGGCACCATATCCAGAAAATATGGTAATAATGCCTGGATATTGTGTAGCAGGTACTGTTGGAGCTAAAGTTCTTAATGgggataaagaaatttatatagatGCATATAATAAGATAAATGTAAAGttacaagtaaaaaatttatcattcagTGCACATGCAGATGCTAAGGGAATTTTACAACTTATAAAGCAATGTGATCCAAAAAATGTAATGTTAGTTCATGGAGAAAAAGCAAAGATGGAATTTTTACAGGAAAAAATTAAACGAGAATGTCGAATACCATGTTATTCACCAGCTAATGGAGAAACAACAATTATTGATACACCACTTTCTATACCAGTTGATGTTTCTGTTGATTTACTTAAACGTCATTTAACAGCACAAAAACTTCCTTTACCCACATcagatgataaaattgatatcaCAAAGATCAAACCAGTGAATGGAATTCCTATACAAGGTATTTTGACGATGGAACCTGATCAAATACCAAAATTAATGGATGTAAACGAAGCGATAAGGGATACAAATTTACCATTACGTGAGTTaacatttgaatttattaaatcatttgatCCGAATAAGATTGATACTTCAACTCGAACTGATATTCGCACTCAAGCTTTGGAAAATGTATATGAAAAAGTGAGAAAAGCTCTTAAAGATGATGTGAATGAAGTTGAAATAATTAAGAATTCATCacagataaaaataagaaGCATGTTAATAAGAATATCTGATAAAAATTCCAactcttttaatatttcatggAATTATAAAGATGAGAATTTGGCGAATTATGTGATGtcaataattgataatattctTCCTGAATGA